Proteins from a genomic interval of Arachis hypogaea cultivar Tifrunner chromosome 10, arahy.Tifrunner.gnm2.J5K5, whole genome shotgun sequence:
- the LOC112717437 gene encoding photosystem I reaction center subunit II, chloroplastic-like, which produces MVFGLGIGSTAVFVVVKLDHILSTDQLSNIIGVPSSKHTKEQACFLEIPLFASTPSNRVWKQPLAVSFTTVKPQLKFIIIKASAAEEKVEAAAPAAEKEEVPVGFISPELDPNTPSSIFGGSTGGLLRKAQVEEFYAITWDSPKE; this is translated from the coding sequence ATGGTCTTCGGTCTCGGCATCGGCTCTACCGCCGTCTTCGTCGTCGTCAAGCTCGATCATATCCTCTCCACCGATCAACTCTCTAACATCATCGGCGTTCCTTCCTCCAAACACACTAAGGAGCAGGCATGCTTTCTCGAAATCCCGCTCTTTGCTTCCACGCCCAGCAACCGTGTCTGGAAGCAACCACTCGCAGTATCCTTCACCACTGTGAAGCCCCAGCTCAAGTTCATAATCATAAAAGCTTCGGCTGCAGAGGAGAAAGTAGAGGCTGCAGCACCTGCGGCTGAGAAAGAGGAGGTACCAGTGGGGTTCATCTCACCTGAGCTGGATCCAAACACGCCATCCTCAATATTCGGAGGAAGCACTGGAGGGCTATTGAGGAAGGCCCAAGTGGAAGAGTTCTATGCGATAACATGGGATTCTCCGAAAGAATAG